In Sesamum indicum cultivar Zhongzhi No. 13 linkage group LG1, S_indicum_v1.0, whole genome shotgun sequence, the sequence atgtgtatattaaataaatacaagattCAGTATCAGATTACAATAAAAAGATCTGAACGGCAAAGattaacacacaaacacagtaaattttaagagaaattTGACACCAAGATAGATAGAAACTAAACTATATGTATCTGCAAACTTAGTTACATTATCTGCAAACAAGAAGCATACATCCCCttgataataattcatcacATTCACAAGAACAATCAGCAGCTAAAGCATGCAAACAATTTCTTCGGAACGTTGCCCGTTGCTCGATACTTAGCAGCAGCTTCCTCCACCATGAGCAGGTCTTTCCCTCGGTCGGCCTCCACCATTGCCCTCTTTTCTTCACCAGCCCTATGAATCATCGCCGTCTTGTTCTTCATCTTCGCTGCGTATTCGGCCttcttcttttcaattttctcctGTTTTTATATGAATTCGGAAAAAAATCACTTTCCCTTTGCCGTCAGAACTGAACTCACAACTTTTTCCCACCACAAAAACAGAAGCTCATGGAAACATAAACACCACCTCGGAATCCcatataattatgtatcaaGATTCTTAGCAGTAACCAAATTAGGACAAAAAGTGTCTTACCTCAATCTGCTTCAGCTGAGCTTCTAAGGATGCCCTTTTGGCATTCTCCCAAGCATCCACACCAGACAACCTTTTGTATGCTCTGAAAGAATTAATACACACTCTCATGTGAATTAATACAAATCAGGACAGAACATGAACAACTCATGTACTAACTCCTTGTtgtaaaattcttattcaaactTGCAGGTTCAGCCCAGCCAAaccaattacataataatttgcTGTGTCACCGGTCAATTTCTCTGAACTGTACATCAATCATAAGGTAAGCGTACTgcactttttatataatcagTTCAGATTCTACTGAACTCGATTTGGATTAGAGTTTCACATGATTCGTACAAAGAAATAGAGAAGCAAGAATTACTAAGAAAGAAGAATCCCCATACTTGTTATCAGCCTTAGTTTTCTCATTGTCTTCCCATGCTTTGATAAGAGCCAATCTCTTCTCCCTTTCAACCTCTGCAAGCCCACCATCTACACACCAAATTTCACCGGataagagtgtaattatcatatatatatatatatatatatataatattttcttaattaaaatcaatcaaaaaatatataaaaaaaaagaaagaaagaaaaataattaaatcccAGAAATTACCCCTATCATTGGGTTTTTTCCCAACTTGAAGATGGTGTTGTGGAAGTGGGACAAGTGCTTTTCCTTCAGCAGAAGAGTGGTGGTGGCGTTGTTCATCAGCTGATCTCTTCGTTTCTTCTTCTCCCATTATTGCCTTCTCCCTTAATATGTCTAACTTTGATAGAGTACGAGAATGTCTGGGTATATCCACcacttgtatttatttttcaaccctTAGAAAAACACCTTTTAAATCCTTGCTcatatatttcaagaaaattacatttttggtcctcatAGATAAAGGGTATGtcatttttagtcccacagTTTACGAATTTAACATATTTGATCtcacaaactaaaaaattataacttcagtattataattttttatcctattagACCGAATgtgccataattttttattctatggAACCAaaacaactataattttttgtcttataaaaCCAAATATGCTAAGATCATAAACTGCGGTATCAAAAGTACAACACCCTTTATTATGTAGGGACAAAAATGTAattctttcattatttttatttatattatgttaatataaaacacaaaatcaaatatattaaaaacacaCGTAGAAGGAAACAAAACCCAAATATTCACAAGGGGGGTGGGGGTAGGTAGATACAGTTGGATAATGCCAAAAAAAAGTGGCGAGGTGGGGTTATAGTGATAGGAAATTTCGGTTGGATGTTGCtgtcaatatttattaaaggGTAAGATACATTTTGTGTCTTTAAATATTCGTCTGACAATTACTCttttaaactaataaatataacattcactttctataattaaatttttaaaacaatattaccattatattgtatatatatatttaattcaaaaaattgtttttagaaaatttacattttaagtttaattaaaattttcttaatccGAAAaacatcttttatttataataaatgagtacaataaatacacaaaaaaatttcatgaaaaaaattattaatttgataatgaaattaagttattaactatttattattttagataaaaatgaatattaaatatatttattcattttttgcaaaagtatttaacttttgattaagcataattatatttgttaatttcttttgaaaaatatatatgatttgttggttatattatattcattgtgtatctattatatatatatatattagtttatactccacttttaatgtaaatatttcacttttttaaaaaaattaatcaaaaaaaattactgatgatttaatgtgaaaaatattaaaatacattaaaataatataattgttctaGGCATGAGGGACATTTTGTCCAATGAAGGAggtaaatgttatatttgttagtttacgGAGTAAGTGTTACATGACGAATAGTTTACGAGGGCAAAGtatattttaccctttattaAATGTCccaaatactatatatatacatctataCACTAGTCATACTAACACGTCaattttatgtgtatataataaatactttttaatactttaaaatatattataaatgaaaatataattataaaaattgaggtgttaagttaatttaaaattttaaaaattaaataagttaataattttctgagttgaagggcatttttaagatcatataaaaataatacaactatatcaaaattgtcattcattatttataacatattttttctttataacaGTATAGATAACGTAGTTTCTAACAAAAATTGGTGGGTAAAAGATTAAAGTAGAAGCACGTTTGTCAAAAGGTTAAGTCTGGACGTTACATCAATCCTATATCCTCAAATTCTCTGATTCAGAGTAACGTCAGGAGACTGTTCCACTTTTTCCCCACCTCACTCTTTGAGATCGTCCAATGAAGGTTTTCTTGACAATATTTGGagatttttctattaaaaaataaataaataataagatctaaatttgaatatcGAACCTTcgaaattatttatgtttttaaatttacgtGGGCGggtttattatgaaataaataataaaaaaaaagtttgtgattgtttgaaaattttaaatttggaaaattagaatggaaaaatttaaatgctGACGTGGAAAGCTGAACAGAGCTATAATATCATCTTGCGTTACGCTTATGATTTCTCCGGTGAAGGAAAGAAGATGAGATTACACTAATTCCAACCAAAAAAAgatatagaaaagaaaaggcttAGGAAAATGTTTTTAATGTTCAATGattatcttatttaaaaatttaaatagttaagttaattatttaagattaatatttttaaatattaatatcttaatacataacttttttttttcttataaataggAGAAGATGAAATTTGAACTCAAAATTGCTTATTTAGCTTTGTTCTAATACCATATTAGACaactatttcatttaaaattttagattgtTAAAAAGGAGAGTCATcgaacataaatatttttaacattagAAAGCTACTCTGATATCTATGATTTGATTTGTGAGCGTGCGTTTTTAGTATTGGTTCAAAGTTTTTGAATCTTGGTGTTGAGTTTGGGTTAATTGAGCAAAAATACTTAAGAAAGGGtacctgcaaaacaacacgttagcactctgatgcttaagttagtccCGTATttaagaacaaataaatatagaaataaaataagaatttcgtACGCAAGAGGACGACTTAGAATGATAGAGTAGCAGCAAGAGAGGTTCTCTAATGTGGAAGGGGGTTGTCTATTGAGGGCTGCGTCCCCTATTTATAGAGAAGGAGTACCCCTATAGTAGGAGTTCTAGGGGGAGCTACGTGTCTGGCAAGGAAGGCGCGATTCTGGTGGATAAGGTTACACCTTATTCGCTCATTGAGCAGCAAGTCTTCGGGTGAGGAAGGATTCCTTCTTGGTGAAGACTCCTTCCTGGTGGAGAGTCCTCTTAGGCTGAAGAGTCCAATTCCTTGAGGGCACATTCCTTCTCTGCTGGCCTTGGAAAGGTGCAACAGGTCTTCGCACTGGATCTCTTTCCTTGGGCTGAGCTTATTGGGCCTCCCTCTTAGGCCGAACCCTGCAGGGTGCTTGCTTCTTGGGTTGAACCTAGCACTCTTGGACGGCCTAACTTTTTCCTAGGCCGTCGCGCCTGGCTTGGTCTTTGCATTTCTTCTTGGGCCAATTAATCTTAGGTCATACCCATCCTTCAATCTCCCCCACTCTAAGGAGGATGTCTCCTAGCTCCTTAGAGTAAGTGCTCTTGTATCACCGGAAGAAGGAACCCGACTGCCTCTGTAAAGAAGGAGGGCGTCTCCTAACCCTCTGCAGGAGGATCCTGTCTTAGTTAGTCTGGCATTCATCTTTCTGATTGCCTGCTGAAGCTTTAGCTTATTGGGAAGCatatctcaaattttttggAAGGCTGATCTAATGGTCGTAATTATGGCAAGAGGTGCGTTCCTTAGGTAACCGTAGCATGTACGTTTGGTAACCTTCCTCCCACGCGTGTGGTAACTGTCCTTGGTGCAACGGTTTTTAGGGTCGTGGGTTAATAACTCCTCCATTAGCAGccttttgatttcttctctcttcctcCTTCAAAAAGTCTTCTTCAAAGCACCAGTATCTCTTTCGAGCTCTTATCCTCCTTTATAAGTAttttctctccatttttttcagagtttttttctttctttaagaaaaatatcgTCTTCTAGTGAGTTGGTGCGCTTTCTCAAAGAGACTTTTCTAAGCGATGATCCCTCATAGGCAACTTCCAAGAGGACGGACCCTATCTTGCTTTGTTTTGGAGAGGGCCAAAGGAGGAGCTTGAGGTAGGCTACTGCTGCCGCCCGCCGTTTAATAGATGAGGATACGGATGAGGAAGAGGGAGAGAACAAAGGGGAGGGCTCTTCCCCTGGTGTCACGGGCTGCCCATTCACTAGGCCCCGTGACGCGCacttcggccactcaaccgttctacatggccgaccactCAGCCTTCATCGACAGACGCTGGACAACCAACTAGTCTTAGAGTCCTAGGTGTAggccttttattgctttgttactgctttgttatttgctttctgttgtttagattCCTCAAGGGGACGTTATACCtcttgagttgcaaatttcagcttttctaGTGTCTAGTGTAGacaataggatttatttttttaagcctattataggggggaatgagttcaagaagcttggtttagtgacgtgttggagtccccctcaaggcgaaccccttgctctagcatcgttgatcattgtatATGCATTTTCAGTTCAATGCAATTTGGTTTTCTGAATCCGCGTGCGCAATTTActgttttgtgatttgttcctCCCGATTGTGATATATTCGGCGCGCTGCATTTGTGCCGAGCGGAGGTATTGGCGGACGTAGtcagcggactactagccacacgacGCGTTGTGTgataggcgcctcgtgagaggtggtatcagagcctcgtgCCACGATGGGGCCGAGGCGGACCGCTACTGCTGCGAGGGCATCGGGGCAAGATCCGGAAAGCCCGCGACATGCCGCAGCTTCAACCAGCGAGAGAGCTGAGAACCCGGAGGACGGACACTCCCGGTTGGTGGAATTGGAGACGAAGGTCTCTTCTCTAGAATCTGAGATCACGGTGCTGAATTCGGAGTTGGACGAGTGTCGGCACGTGATTCAGGAGATGGCTGGCGTATTCGGAAACGACAGCATTGCCGAGATGCGGCGTGACATGGAGCAGATGTCCATTCAGATCGGACTGCTCCAGCGTGCAGTGGGTAGCACGCCTATGGTTGCTCACGACCCCGGTGCTAGGCTTCGAATACCAGAACCGAAGGCCTATAGCGGTGAGCGGGATGCGAAGGAGGTCGAGAACTTCCTCTTCGACATGGAACAGTACTTCCTTGCGGCAGACGTGCGGGACGAGGCAAGGAAGGTTGCGACTGCGACCATGTACCTGACTGGTGACGCAAAGCTGTGGTGGCGGACCAAGTTTGCGGAAATCCAGGCTCATCAAATACAGCTCGACACGTGGGCTCTTCTACGGGAGGCGATCAGAGAGCAGTTCTTCCCCGAGAATGTGGAGTACAATGCCAGGAGGGCATTGCGAAAGCTTGAACATACAGGTTCCGTGCGGGAATATGTCAAAGCTTTCTCAGCGCTGATGCTGAACATCCGAGACATGTCGGAGGCAGACAAGCTGTTCACTTTCATGGAAGGCTTGAAACAGTGGGCGAGAAACGAGTTGCAGAGGCAACGAGTGACCGATTTGAGTTCGGCTATTATAGCGGCCGAACGCCTGGCCGATTTCAACCTAGAGACTCAAAAGGATAGGCAGGCGACGCCTAGTCCTGAGCGGGAGAAGTCGAATGGGACGAGATGGTTCAGGAATAACTTCAACAAAGGTGGGGGAGACCAGAGGCCCCATGCTCAGAATGGTTCACAGGGCGGTTCGGATAGGAACAGGCCCCAGGAGAACAGGCAGGGAGCACCCGAGAGGAGGAGAGGGTGTTTGATCTGCGATGGTCCGCATATGTATCGGGATTGCCCGAAGAGACAGGTGTTGAATGCATTGGCAACGACCTTTACCGACAAGGCGTCGTCCTCAAAGAGTGTGGAGCCACAAGCAGAGGCAGGTGGTGAGAATGACACGGAGGAGTATGAGGACAACTTGGGGGCCGTGAACCAATGGTGCAACACATTCTCTACGGTGGCGGCAAAGAGAGTTGCGCCACCCCTTGCGAAAAGGACCATCCCGGCGCTTACTGTGGAGCAGCCGGAAAAGACTGTCCCGGCTCTTACTGTGGAACAGCCGGaacagaaagaagaagaagtccAGCCCCGGATTCCTCGGAAGAAAGGGTTGATGTTCGTTGATGTGAAGATTCATGGCAAGCCGATTCGAGCCATGATCGACACTGGAGCCTCTCACAACTACCTTGCGAGCGCCGAAGTGGCGAGACTCGGGCTCGTGCTGGAGAAGGGAGTTGGGCGTGTGAAGGCGATCAACTCGGCTGCACAACCCATTGCCGGTGTAGTGTAGCCAAGGCTGATTAAGGTTGGTGCTTATGAGGGCAAGACCAATCTTTCTGTTGTGGCAATGGACGACTTCAAGCTTAGCTTATCGCTTGAATTTCTACGGGATACACGCACTGCTGTCTTACCTCATGCCGATTCGCTGATGATGTTGGGGGCGAAGCCGTGTGTCATTCCTACCTTGGCCGGACGTACTAGAGAGAAGAACTTGTCGGCCATGCAGTTTGAGAAGGGGCACAAGCAGGATGAGATCTCCTACTTGGGTACCCTTTGTTTTGAAGAGATGGAAGAGGTGTCAGGGCCCACCCCGGGCGGTAGTAAGGAACTGTTAGGGGAGTCTAAAGACGTGATGCCAAACGAGCTGCCTCGGAAGCTACCACCGAAGAGGGCAGTGGATCACGAGATCGAGTCGGTGCCTGGCACGAGACCGCCCGCTAGGGCACCGTACAGAATACCGCAACCTAAGCTTGTGGAGCTTAGGAAGCAGTCAGCAGATGCCTTGAGCCGCAGGGCGGACTTGGCGAACTTGGAGTCGATAGCAGCGCTCTCTTCTAGCGCGGCTGCTATCTCTACGAAGGATCAGGTGCGGGAGTTACTACCGAGAGATCCCGCGGCGCAACGCCTGATTCGGCTTGTCGAGCAGGGCAAGGCTCGACACTTTTGGATCGAGGATGGATTGCTGATGACCAAGGGAAACCGCGTATACGTTCCGAGAGGCGGGGACCTACGGAAATCACTTCTTTCCGAATGCCACGACACACGTTGGGCGGGACACCAAGGACAGGACCGCACGTTTGCTTCGGTGCGGAGGGCCTATCATTGGCCACAAATGCGGGTCGATGTCGAGACGCATGTCCGCACTTGTTTGATTTGTCAGCAGGACAAGGCAGACCATCAGAAGAAGGCTGGTTTGCTACAACCACTTCCCATCCCAAAGCGTCCATGGGAGAGCGTCTCCATGGATTACATCTCTGGATTGCCTAAAGTCGGGGACTTAGGCTCTATTATCGTCGTGGTCGATcgtttgtcaaaatatgctaCATTCATCGCAGCACCCAAACACGTTACAGCAGAAGGGACGgctcatctcttcttcaagcaCATCGTCAAACATTGGGGACTGCCAAAAGATATTGTCAGTGATCGCGACTCCCGTTTCACTGGCGTCTTCTGGACCGAGTTGTTCAAACTCCTCGGGTCCACACTTTCCATGAGCTCGAGCTATCATCCACAGTCCGATGGTCAGACAGAACGCTTTAATTCTATGTTGGAGGACTACCTTCGGCACTTTGTGCGAGGTACGCAGAAGGATTGGGTGAAGCTCCTGGATGTCGCTCAGCTGTGTTTCAATGCTCAAAAGAGCTCTTCGACTAACAAGAGCGCTTTTGAAATCGTCACTGGGCAGCAGCCGCTCCTTCCTCACACTCTTGACATCCCACAAAGTGTGAGATCCCCTCTTGCTCGAAGTTTCTCCCAGGAGTGGAAGCAGAATGTTGATATCGCTAAAAGTTGCCTGGAGACAGCTCAGAAGCGGATGAAGAAGTATGCAGATCAGAATCGCCGCTTCGTTGAGTTCAATGCGGGAGACCTGGTGCTGGTGAAGGTCCCGGATCCGAGATTGTCAAAGTCATCAAGGGGGAGAGATCCTCGGTTGATGCAGAAATATGTTGGTCCTTTGCCGGTCCTTAGGCGTATTGGGACGGTAGCATACAAGGTGGAGCTGCCGCCGTGGTGGAAGATCCACAACGTCTTCCATGTCAGCCAATTGAAAAAGTATTCAGCAGACAGGGAAGACGATACCCGCAATCAACCCAGCCGCCCACAACTCGaattgaagaagatgaaggaGAAGGTGGCTGAAGCGATCCTAGATCACCGAGTGACGAGTACCGCGAAGAAAGACCACATAGAGTACTTGGTGAAATGGAGGGGATGCAGCAGCGAGGAGAACACTTGGGAGCGAGTGACGAACCTAAAGGCGTTTCTACCCCTTGTCGAAGCGTACCATGCTTCCGTAGCGCCGGGGACGTCGCTATCTCAGGTGGGGGAGAATGTCACGGGCTGCCCGCACACTAGGCCCCCGTGACGCGCacttcggccactcaaccgttctacatggccgaccactCAGCCTTCATCGACAGACGACGGACACCCAACTGTGTTAGAGTCTTAGGTGTAggccttttattgctttgttactGCATTGTTATTTGCTTTATGTTGTTTAGATTCCTCAAGGGGACGTTACGCCtcttgagttgcaaatttcagcttttctaGTGTCTAGTGTAGgcaataggatttatttttttaagcctattataggggggaatgagttcaagaagcttggtttagtgacgtgttagagtccccctcaaggcgatccccttgctctagcatcgttgatcattgtatACGCATTTTCAGTTCAATGCAATTTGGTTTTCTGAATCCGCGTGCGCAATTTActgttttgtgatttgttcctCCCGACTCTGATATATTCGGCGCGCTGCATTTGTGCCGAGCGGAGGTATTGGCGGACGTAGtcagcggactactagccacacgacgcgctgtgtgataggcgcctcgtgagaccTGGGGAGGAGAGGGTAAGATCTCCATCTAAGGAGGTAGGGATGCTAGAGTCCTCCTCTACGGATAAATCATTTGGGTCTCCTTCGAAAGAAGGGGACGAGGCAGTCCCGTATGTGGAGGAGGGAGTGGAGGAGAGGGCCCCTCAATCGCCAGCAGACTTGGGGTCTTCCACCTTGCGAACCTCCTCCACAAACTAGCTCCTCCAAGAGTGCCACGTTCCTTCCGCTTTTGTTGTATATACGTCTTCCCTAGTGAGTCGTCCTCTCTTTCCTCCACTTAAATGTTTATGCTTCTTCACCTTACAACTGAGGCCAGGTCTCCATTTttctgtttcccttttttattttgaggttgctcatatttttcaagttcctttatattaattagttccAAATTCCTTCAAGATTTTGGCCGGGTTTTTTTATAATCCTTCACTTTCATGGTCATCCTGTAACTATCCACCTTTTTGCCAAGTGTTATCG encodes:
- the LOC105157661 gene encoding remorin; the protein is MGEEETKRSADEQRHHHSSAEGKALVPLPQHHLQVGKKPNDRDGGLAEVEREKRLALIKAWEDNEKTKADNKAYKRLSGVDAWENAKRASLEAQLKQIEEKIEKKKAEYAAKMKNKTAMIHRAGEEKRAMVEADRGKDLLMVEEAAAKYRATGNVPKKLFACFSC